A part of Gemmatimonas groenlandica genomic DNA contains:
- a CDS encoding DHA2 family efflux MFS transporter permease subunit: protein MATTVLPTGLTGTPSAGAPLASKAVVADDPYKNKYLIAIAVTLAAVLELVDTSIVNVAIPHMMGTLGATLDEIAWVSTSYIIANVIVIPMSSWLSAYFGRRNYLTGSITIFVVASFFCGAATSLWGLVFWRVIQGLGGGALLSTAQTTLFEAFPPHERGIGQSIFGVGVMVGPTLGPTLGGYIVDAYAWPWIFYINVPLGIFAGYLVWTYVRDAAHQVKATSVDVLGIVLLTLAVGSLQWMLERGERFDWFESRFVTGLAITSVVSAVLLVWRELTIDEPIIDFRILKSRQVAPGVMFATFLGLALYGSVFVLPVFLQQLHGYTAQQTGMVILPGALASAFTMAFVGRIANKVDARPMIVVGAFLFLASMVQMSRLTLDSGQSDLFWPLILRGVGLGFMFVPLTSATVSGLPMRLIGQGTGMFNLMRQLGGSLGIAIMATMLARQTVVQKQLLTEHVGSYDPTTMARLGGLTRSLVARGIDVSIAKQQALMIMDRQIATQASVIAFSRIYLISGILLVAALPLLLIWKTGKAAAIKVDLH from the coding sequence ATGGCGACCACTGTCCTCCCGACCGGTTTGACCGGCACACCCTCCGCTGGAGCGCCGCTGGCGTCCAAGGCGGTGGTGGCCGACGATCCGTACAAGAACAAGTACTTGATCGCGATCGCGGTGACGCTGGCCGCGGTGCTCGAGCTCGTCGACACGTCGATCGTGAACGTGGCGATCCCGCACATGATGGGTACGCTCGGCGCTACGCTCGACGAAATCGCGTGGGTGTCGACGTCGTACATCATCGCGAACGTGATCGTGATTCCGATGTCGAGCTGGTTGTCGGCGTACTTCGGGCGCCGCAACTATCTCACCGGCTCGATCACGATTTTCGTGGTCGCCTCCTTCTTCTGCGGCGCCGCGACGTCGCTCTGGGGATTGGTGTTCTGGCGCGTGATTCAAGGGCTCGGCGGCGGCGCACTGCTCTCCACCGCGCAGACCACGCTGTTCGAAGCGTTCCCGCCCCACGAGCGCGGCATCGGCCAGTCGATCTTCGGCGTGGGCGTGATGGTCGGCCCCACCCTCGGCCCGACACTCGGTGGCTACATCGTCGATGCCTACGCGTGGCCGTGGATCTTCTACATCAACGTGCCGCTCGGCATTTTCGCCGGCTATCTCGTGTGGACGTACGTGCGCGACGCGGCACACCAGGTAAAGGCGACCTCGGTGGACGTGCTCGGCATCGTGTTGCTCACGCTGGCCGTTGGTTCACTGCAGTGGATGCTGGAACGCGGCGAACGGTTCGACTGGTTCGAATCGCGCTTCGTAACGGGACTCGCAATCACGAGTGTGGTCTCGGCCGTACTGCTGGTGTGGCGCGAGCTCACGATCGACGAACCGATCATCGACTTCCGCATTCTGAAGTCGCGGCAGGTCGCGCCCGGCGTGATGTTCGCGACCTTTCTTGGTTTGGCGCTGTACGGCTCGGTCTTCGTGCTGCCGGTGTTCCTGCAACAGCTGCACGGTTACACGGCGCAGCAAACCGGCATGGTGATCCTGCCGGGCGCGTTGGCCTCGGCATTCACGATGGCGTTCGTAGGGCGCATCGCGAACAAAGTCGATGCCCGTCCGATGATTGTGGTCGGCGCGTTCCTGTTTCTCGCGTCGATGGTGCAGATGTCACGCCTGACGCTCGACTCCGGGCAGAGCGACCTATTCTGGCCGCTGATCCTGCGCGGCGTGGGGCTGGGGTTCATGTTCGTACCGCTCACCAGCGCCACGGTGTCCGGCCTGCCGATGCGCCTGATCGGCCAAGGCACCGGCATGTTCAACCTCATGCGTCAATTGGGCGGATCGCTGGGTATTGCGATCATGGCGACGATGCTGGCGCGACAAACGGTCGTGCAGAAGCAACTGCTCACCGAACACGTGGGCTCGTACGACCCCACCACGATGGCGCGACTGGGCGGACTGACCCGCAGTCTCGTGGCCCGAGGAATCGATGTGTCGATCGCGAAACAGCAGGCCTTGATGATCATGGACCGCCAGATCGCGACGCAGGCGAGCGTGATTGCATTCTCGCGGATCTATCTGATTTCAGGGATTCTGCTGGTGGCGGCACTGCCGCTGCTGTTGATCTGGAAGACAGGGAAAGCGGCTGCGATCAAGGTGGATTTGCACTGA
- a CDS encoding HD domain-containing protein has product MPLPSRSDALALVHEWTASESLRKHMLSVECAMRAYATRLGEDVELWGITGLVHDFDYERYPNASLGADVEHPAEGVRVLRAAGWPEELCEAVLGHAEYTGVPRVTLLAKALFAVDELTGLITASALVKPSRAVADVDVAGVRKKMKDKAFARGVNRDDIIQGAAALDVPLDEHIGIVLQAMQADAVPLGLAGLAPPPSTPPVGDA; this is encoded by the coding sequence ATGCCCCTTCCCTCCCGCTCTGACGCGCTGGCGCTGGTCCATGAGTGGACCGCCTCTGAATCCCTCCGCAAGCATATGCTTTCGGTGGAGTGCGCGATGCGGGCTTACGCCACCCGGCTGGGGGAAGACGTCGAGCTGTGGGGGATCACCGGCCTCGTTCACGACTTCGATTACGAGCGATATCCCAACGCTTCGCTCGGGGCGGATGTCGAACATCCGGCAGAGGGCGTACGGGTGCTTCGGGCGGCGGGCTGGCCTGAGGAGCTGTGCGAGGCGGTGCTGGGGCATGCGGAGTACACCGGGGTTCCCCGGGTCACGCTGCTGGCCAAGGCCTTGTTCGCCGTGGACGAGCTCACGGGGTTGATTACCGCGAGCGCGCTGGTGAAGCCCTCCCGAGCCGTGGCAGACGTGGACGTGGCCGGAGTGCGCAAGAAGATGAAGGACAAAGCCTTTGCCCGGGGCGTGAACCGGGACGACATCATTCAGGGGGCCGCCGCCCTCGATGTCCCCCTCGACGAGCATATCGGCATCGTGCTGCAGGCCATGCAGGCGGATGCGGTGCCACTGGGGCTTGCGGGATTGGCGCCCCCGCCCTCAACGCCCCCCGTTGGCGATGCGTAA